From the genome of Fundulus heteroclitus isolate FHET01 chromosome 9, MU-UCD_Fhet_4.1, whole genome shotgun sequence, one region includes:
- the LOC118564090 gene encoding NACHT, LRR and PYD domains-containing protein 12-like, with amino-acid sequence MGYNKFSSSDRIPKRLTRTHQEEPEPSCVSFKSDRSMGAYFDFKPSGPPSSERVDQQNSEGPRGPSARQHQTQLDSIFMLLEDNIVTFVKNELKKIQKVLSPDDPDGSESQRDDEEVLESEDEEQRRRSREALMKITLNFLRRMKQEELADRLQSKHLAAVCQHKLKSGLKKKFQCVFEGIAKAGSPTLLNQIYTELYITEGGTGKVNDEHEVRQIETASRKPHRPETTIRQEDIFKVPPGRDQPIRTVMTKGVAGIGKTVLTQKFTLDWAEDKAHQNIHFIFPFTFRELNVLKEEKFSLVDLVHHFFTETKEICSFEHFQVLFIFDGLDESRLPLDFQNQEILTDATESTSVDVLLTNLIRGKLLPSAHLWITTRPAAANQIPPECVGMVTEVRGFTDPQKEEYFRKRFRDEEQARRIISHMKTSRSLHIMCHIPVFCWITATVLEDMLETREGGELPSTLTEMYIHFLVVQTKVKKVKYDGGAETDSDWSTESRKMIESLGTLAFDQLQKGNLIFYESDLTECGIDIRAASVYSGVFTQIFREERGLYQDKVFCFIHLSVQEFLAALHVHLTFITSGVNLMGKKQTSKRYSFSKKPKLTSLHQTAVDQALQSPNGHLDLFLRFLLGLSLQTNQRLLQGLLTQTGSSSQTNQETAQYIKKKISENVSAEKSINLFHCLNELKDRSLVEEIQQSLSSGSLSTDELSPAQWSALGFILVSSAEDLDVFDLKKYSASEEVLLRLLPVVKASNKALLSGCNLSERSCEALSSVLSSQSSSLRELDLSNNNLQDSGVKLLSAGLESPNCRLETLRLSGCNLSERSCEALSSVLSSQSSSLRELDLSNNNLQDSGVKLLSAGLESPTCKLETLRLSGCNLSERSCEALSSVLSSQSSSLRELDLSNNNLQDSGVKLLSAGLESPTCKLETLSLSGCLVSEESCASLASALTSNPSQLKELDLSYNHPGDSGVNLLSAGLKDPRWRLEALRYGGIKV; translated from the exons ATGGGTTATAAtaagttttcttcttctgacaGGATTCCTAAGAGACTGACACGAACACATcaagaggaaccagaacccagctgtgtgtcctttaagagcgACAGGTCAATGGGTGCCTACTTTGACTTTAAACCTTCTGGACCTCcgtcctcagagag agtggaccaACAGAACTCAGAGGGTCCCAGAGGTCCGTCTGCCCGgcagcatcaaacccagctggactccatatttatg ctgctggaggacaacattgtcacttttgtgaagaacgagctgaagaagatccagaaggttctgagtccagatgacccagacggctcagagagtcagagagatgatgaggaggtgttggaaagtgaggatgaagagcagaggaggaggagcagagaggcactgatgaagatcactctgaacttcctgaggaggatgaagcaggaggagctggctgaccgtctgcagagca aacatcttgctgcagtttgtcaacataaacttaaatctggtctgaagaagaagttccagtgtgtgtttgaggggatcgctaaagcaggaagtccaacccttctgaaccagatctacacagagctctacatcacagagggagggactggaaAGGTCAACgatgaacatgaggtcagacagattgaaacagcatccaggaaaccacacagaccagaaacaactatcagacaagaagacatctttaaagtcccacctggaagagatcaaccaatcagaacagtgatgacaaagggagtggctggcattgggaaaacagtcttaacccagaagttcactctggactgggctgaagacaaagcccaccagaacatccacttcatatttccattcaccttcagagagctgaatgtgctgaaagaggaaaagttcagcttggtggaccttgttcatcacttctttactgaaaccaaagaaatttgcagctttgaacacttccaggttctgttcatctttgatggtctggatgagagtcgacttcctctggacttccagaaccaggagatcctgactgatgctacagagtccacctcagtggatgttctgctgacaaacctcatcagggggaaactgcttccctccGCTCacctctggataaccacacgacctgcagcagccaatcagatccctcctgagtgtgttggcatggtgacagaggtcagagggttcactgacccacagaaagaggagtacttcaggaagagattcagagatgaggagcaggccaggaggatcatctcccacatgaagacatcaagaagcctccacatcatgtgccacatcccagtcttctgctggatcactgctacggttctggaggacatgttggagaccagagagggaggagagctgcccagcaccctgactgagatgtacatccacttcctggtggttcagaccaaagtgaagaaggtcaagtatgatggaggagctgaaacagattcAGACTGGAGtacagagagcaggaagatgattgagtctctgggaacactggcttttgatcagctgcagaaaggaaacctgatcttctatgaatcagacctgacagagtgtggcatcgatatcagagcagcctcagtgtactcaggagtgttcacacagatctttagagaggagagagggctgtaccaggacaaggtgttctgcttcatccatctgagtgttcaggagtttctggctgctcttcatgttcatctgaccttcatcacctctggtgtcaacctgatgggaaaaaaacaaacatctaagaGGTATTCATTTTCTAAGAAACCTAAACTAACGTCTCTTCACCAGAcagctgttgatcaggccttacagagtccaaatggacacctggacttgttcctccggttcctcctgggactttcactgcagaccaatcagagactcctacaaggtctgctaacacagacaggaagtagctcacagaccaatcaggaaacagctcagtacatcaagaagaagatcagtgagaatgtgtctgcagagaaaagcatcaatctgttccactgtctgaatgaactgaaggatcgttctctagtggaggagatccaacagtctctgagttcaggaagtctctccacagatgaactgtctcctgctcagtggtcagctctgggtttcatcttagtgtcatcagcagaagatctggatgtgtttgacctgaagaaatactctgcttcagaggaggttctcctgaggctgctgccagtggttaaagcctccaacaaagctct actgagtggctgtaacctctcagagagaagctgtgaagctctgtcctcagttctcagctcccagtcctccagtcttagagaactggacctgagtaacaacaacctgcaggattcaggagtgaagcttctctctgctggactggagagtccaaactgcagactggaaactctcag actgagtggctgtaacctctcagagagaagctgtgaagctctgtcctcagttctcagctcccagtcctccagtctcagagaactggacctgagtaacaacaacctgcaggattcaggagtgaagcttctctctgctggactggagagtccaacctgcaaactggaaactctcag actgagtggctgtaacctctcagagagaagctgtgaagctctgtcctcagttctcagctcccagtcctccagtctcagagaactggacctgagtaacaacaatctgcaggattcaggagtgaagcttctctctgctggactggagagtccaacctgcaaactggaaactctcag cttgtcaggctgtctggtctcagaggaaAGCTGTGCTTCTCTGGCCTCCGCTCTGACCTCCAACCCCTCCCAATtgaaagagttggacctgagctacaatcatccaggagactcTGGAGTGAATCTGCTGTCAgctggactgaaggatccaCGCTGGAGACTGGAAGCTCTCAGGTATGGAGGAATAAAGGTATAG